From a region of the Leptospira kmetyi serovar Malaysia str. Bejo-Iso9 genome:
- a CDS encoding deoxyguanosinetriphosphate triphosphohydrolase, with translation MYYSRNDLIQKEKEALAPYAISSTNNGGRIYEEEEHSYRLPFQRDRDRVLHSSAFKRLQYKTQVFIFSVGENYRNRMTHTLEVAGLSRTIASALGLNSHLSETIALAHDLGHTPFGHAGQEILSGLMKEHGGFEHNKQSLRIVTSIEKKYPNFPGLNLCRETLKGLMKHGTDYDPSMMLLERKESGPSLEGMIADLSDEIAYTSHDIEDGWEMGYLHLGDLSENRFWKEVYEECKSQYKDAGEKILIRTAIRTLTNSMVSDLVRNISKGLETNRVSSTQDLIDLWKRDVRIASFSDEVNSKFRELKSFLYEKLYRHEDLVRMSDYGKKVIESLFDYFLKHPEKIPETYKERIEEESLHRVISDYVAGMTDRYAEKIYQSLP, from the coding sequence GTGTACTATTCCAGAAACGATTTGATCCAAAAAGAAAAAGAAGCGTTAGCTCCTTACGCGATTTCCAGCACGAATAACGGAGGAAGAATCTACGAAGAAGAGGAACATTCGTATCGACTTCCGTTTCAAAGGGATCGGGATCGTGTTCTTCATTCCAGCGCGTTCAAACGTCTTCAATATAAAACGCAGGTTTTTATTTTTTCGGTAGGGGAGAATTATAGAAACCGAATGACTCATACTCTTGAAGTCGCCGGTCTTTCGAGAACGATCGCGAGCGCGCTCGGACTCAATTCTCACTTATCCGAAACAATCGCTTTGGCGCACGACCTCGGTCATACTCCCTTCGGTCACGCCGGTCAAGAAATTCTTTCCGGTTTGATGAAGGAACACGGCGGTTTCGAACACAACAAACAATCCTTACGAATCGTTACCTCGATCGAAAAAAAATATCCGAACTTCCCCGGACTCAATCTTTGTAGAGAAACCCTCAAAGGTCTGATGAAACACGGAACGGATTACGATCCTTCTATGATGCTTTTGGAAAGAAAAGAAAGCGGACCTTCCTTGGAAGGAATGATCGCGGATCTTTCGGACGAAATCGCTTACACGAGTCACGATATCGAAGACGGATGGGAAATGGGTTATCTTCATCTCGGAGATCTTTCCGAAAATCGTTTTTGGAAAGAGGTCTACGAAGAATGTAAGTCCCAATACAAGGACGCGGGTGAAAAAATATTGATTCGAACCGCGATTCGAACCTTGACCAACTCGATGGTTTCCGATTTGGTCCGAAACATTTCCAAAGGACTGGAAACGAATCGAGTTTCTTCGACGCAGGACTTGATCGATCTTTGGAAAAGGGACGTTCGAATCGCCTCCTTTTCGGACGAGGTCAATTCCAAGTTTCGAGAACTGAAATCCTTTTTATACGAAAAACTCTATCGTCACGAGGATTTGGTTCGAATGAGCGATTACGGTAAGAAGGTCATCGAATCCTTATTCGATTATTTTTTAAAACATCCCGAAAAAATTCCGGAAACGTATAAGGAAAG